A region from the Vulpes lagopus strain Blue_001 chromosome 5, ASM1834538v1, whole genome shotgun sequence genome encodes:
- the CNRIP1 gene encoding CB1 cannabinoid receptor-interacting protein 1 produces the protein MGDLPGAVRLSIALRIQPNDGPVFFKVDGQRFGQNRTIKLLTGSSYKVEVKLKPSSLQVENISIGGVLVPLELKSKEPDGDRVVYTGIYDTEGVAPTKSGERQPIQITMPFTDIGTFETVWQVKFYNYHKRDHCQWGSPFSVIEYECKPNETRSLMWVNKESFL, from the exons ATGGGGGACCTGCCGGGCGCCGTGCGCCTCTCCATCGCGCTGCGCATCCAGCCCAACGACGGCCCCGTCTTCTTCAAGGTGGACGGGCAGCGCTTCGGCCAGAACCGCACCATCAAGCTGCTCACCGGCTCGTCCTACAAGGTGGAGGTGAAGCTCAAGCCCAGCAGCCTGCAGGTCGA GAACATTTCCATTGGTGGCGTGCTTGTCCCGCTGGAGCTGAAGTCGAAGGAGCCAGATGGGGACCGAGTTGTTTATACGGGCATCTATGACACAGAAGGGGTGGCCCCAACCAAGAGCGGAGAACGGCAACCCATCCAGATCACGATGCCG TTCACCGACATTGGGACCTTCGAGACGGTGTGGCAGGTCAAGTTCTACAATTACCACAAGCGAGATCACTGCCAGTGGGGAAGCCCCTTCTCCGTCATCGAGTACGAGTGCAAGCCCAACGAGACGCGCAGCCTCATGTGGGTGAACAAGGAGTCCTTCCTCTGA